One part of the Glycine soja cultivar W05 chromosome 11, ASM419377v2, whole genome shotgun sequence genome encodes these proteins:
- the LOC114372965 gene encoding protein FAF-like, chloroplastic: MSVSGSLQHIFENPSLPENPSLLESLSGIRIKPPVKSIHSFTEIFGELHFKENHHHHHHHNNNNEYVSNTTPTTTTQHKNMHLCTEGLGFESSDDVEDRKNNEVNSDERENECYENKKSLGLEDWCEWRTRSSIRVNNKKKNDGVEYPPPISSIGRSGKPCVSFMSYRDNGRFVLKEVRIPIQEFLHAHREDGRLKLHFVQPDQDDDDGDCCNQEEEEDYDEVESVVGEEHMGKENDDESAIDI, from the coding sequence ATGTCAGTGAGTGGAAGCCTTCAACATATCTTTGAAAACCCTTCATTGCCAGAAAACCCTAGCCTCCTCGAATCCCTCTCAGGGATTCGAATCAAACCACCCGTGAAATCCATCCACTCCTTCACCGAGATATTTGGTGAACTCCATTTCAAGgaaaaccaccaccaccaccaccaccacaacaacaacaacgaatATGTTTCAAACACcactccaacaacaacaacacaacacaaaaacatgcaTCTGTGCACTGAAGGGCTTGGCTTTGAGAGCTCCGATGATGTTGAAGACCGCAAGAATAACGAGGTAAATAGTGATGAGAGAGAGAACGAATgttatgaaaacaaaaagagttTAGGGTTGGAAGATTGGTGTGAATGGAGGACGAGGTCGTCAATTAGGgttaataataagaagaagaatgatGGGGTGGAATACCCTCCTCCGATTTCCAGCATAGGGAGGAGTGGGAAGCCTTGTGTTAGCTTCATGTCTTATAGGGACAATGGGAGGTTTGTTCTTAAGGAAGTGAGGATACCCATTCAGGAGTTCTTGCATGCTCATAGGGAAGATGGGAGGTTGAAGCTTCACTTTGTGCAGCCTGATCAGGATGATGACGACGGTGACTGTTGcaaccaagaagaagaagaggattaTGATGAAGTAGAAAGTGTAGTGGGAGAAGAACATATgggaaaagaaaatgatgatgagAGTGCTATAGATATCTAG
- the LOC114376245 gene encoding uncharacterized protein At2g27730, mitochondrial-like — protein MAARVAARYGSRRLFSSGSGKILSEEEKAAENAYFKKAEQEKLEKLARKGPQSEAVSGGSVTDAKPSSSGHTGTSVDRVSTDKYRNYAVVAGTVTMLGALGWYLKGTAKKPEVQD, from the exons ATGGCTGCACGTGTGGCTGCAAGGTACGGATCCAGAAGGCTATTTAGCAGTGGTTCTGGGAAAATACTTAGCGAGGAGGAAAAAGCTGCAGAGAATGCTTACTTTAAG AAAGCTGAGCAAGAGAAGTTGGAGAAGCTTGCTCGCAAG GGTCCTCAATCAGAAGCAGTCTCGGGGGGTTCAGTAACTGATGCCAAACCAAGTAGCTCAGGACATACTGGAACATCAGTTGACAGAGTTTCAACTGACAAGTACCGGAATTATGCAGTTGTAGCTGGTACTGTAACAATGCTTGGGGCTTTGGGGTGGTACCTTAAAGGCACTGCAAAGAAGCCAGAAGTGCAGGATTGA
- the LOC114376244 gene encoding uncharacterized protein LOC114376244 — MDNKKSKWSWSSAIIGAASAVAASALISAKPKDPTFHLISINFTSLKLNFPLLDAEVLLTVHVTNPNIAPIHYSSTSMSIFYQGSLLGSAQVQAGSQPPRSCQLLRLPARLHALELAHHATRFLHDVARREMFLDAAVDIAGTARVMWWDHNFKVHVDSHVTVDPVFLDVIDQENTSELEVFTAAALGSEQ, encoded by the coding sequence ATGGACAACAAAAAGTCAAAATGGAGTTGGAGTTCAGCAATAATCGGAGCAGCATCCGCAGTGGCAGCGTCAGCCCTAATATCCGCGAAACCCAAGGACCCAACATTTCACCTCATTTCCATAAACTTCACCTCTTTAAAACTCAATTTCCCTCTCTTAGACGCAGAGGTTCTCCTCACGGTCCACGTCACCAACCCTAATATCGCCCCCATCCACTACTCCTCCACTTCCATGTCCATCTTCTACCAAGGTTCTCTTCTCGGCTCGGCTCAGGTTCAAGCCGGCTCCCAGCCGCCCCGCTCCTGCCAGCTCCTCCGCCTCCCCGCACGCCTCCACGCGCTCGAGCTCGCTCACCACGCCACGCGCTTCCTCCACGACGTCGCGCGCCGCGAGATGTTCCTCGACGCCGCGGTTGATATCGCCGGCACCGCCAGGGTCATGTGGTGGGACCATAACTTCAAGGTCCACGTGGACAGCCACGTCACCGTCGATCCCGTGTTTCTCGACGTCATTGATCAGGAAAACACCTCCGAGCTTGAAGTATTCACCGCAGCGGCGTTGGGGAGTGAGCAATGA
- the LOC114373271 gene encoding rho GTPase-activating protein 5-like, whose product MTEVLHFSSSSSPATSSSDGILQEPPPPSSVSVVVDGFSTVTDCDARRVTVTDRTHQELSLLAILVTLLRKSLIACNKSDEGQGAMEIGWPTNVRHVAHVTFDRFNGFLGLPREFEPEVSTRPPSASATVFGVSTESMQLSYDTRGNSVPTILLLMQRHLYALGGLQAEGIFRINADNSQEEYVRDQLNRGLVPEDVDIHCLAGQIKAWFRELPTGVLDSLSPEHVMQCQTEEDCAELAGQLPHTEASLLDWAINLMADVAQEEHLNKMNARNIAMVFAPNMTHMADPLTALMYAVQVMNFLKNLILRTLRERKDCVVESSPGFCLEPSDENGDSSLPESCQQDDDVAAENEEAGETFVSEKTELECSPESLQSKYSTEGGCGSLIGSPENLVCEEDLYCEFPSKGNIGKSKSVQSSNSSSKKGSQKTRGMLQPVIHATVAADKKGISNLSRIDSRSERIEAWR is encoded by the exons ATGACGGAGGTGCTTCATTTCTCATCCTCTTCGTCGCCAGCCACTTCTTCTTCCGATGGCATTCTCCAAGAACCACCACCACCTTCTTCTGTGAGCGTGGTGGTGGATGGGTTTTCTACGGTCACCGACTGTGACGCGCGCAGGGTCACGGTCACCGACAGAACGCACCAAGAGCTTTCTCTTCTGGCAATTCTTGTGACCCTTTTGAGGAAATCGCTGATTGCTTGCAACAAGAGCGACGAGGGACAGGGCGCCATGGAGATTGGGTGGCCCACTAACGTGCGCCACGTGGCGCATGTCACCTTCGACAGGTTCAATGGCTTCTTGGGCTTGCCTCGTGAGTTCGAGCCCGAAGTCTCCACAAGGCCTCCCAGTGCTAG tgcAACTGTTTTTGGAGTTTCAACAGAATCCATGCAGTTATCGTATGACACGAGAGGGAACAGTGTGCCAACCATACTGCTACTAATGCAAAGGCACTTGTATGCTCTCGGAGGGTTGCAG gcagaggggattttcagaattaATGCAGATAATAGTCAAGAGGAGTATGTTAGGGATCAATTAAATAGGGGATTGGTCCCAGAAGATGTTGATATACATTGTTTGGCAGGACAAATTAAG GCTTGGTTTAGGGAACTGCCTACTGGTGTTCTGGATTCTTTATCACCAGAGCATGTAATGCAATGCCAGACTGAAGAGGATTGCGCTGAACTGGCCGGCCAGCTACCTCACACCGAAGCTTCCCTTTTGGACTGGGCTATTAATTTAATGGCTGATGTTGCCCAAGAGGAACACTTGAATAAGATGAATGCACGGAACATCGCCATGGTTTTTGCACCAAATATGACTCAT ATGGCAGATCCTTTGACTGCATTGATGTATGCAGTTCAAGTGATGAACTTCCTAAAGAATCTTATATTAAGGACACTGCGAGAGAGAAAGGATTGTGTGGTAGAATCGTCTCCTGGATTTTGTTTAGAGCCTTCTGATGAGAACGGGGACAGCAGTCTTCCGGAGTCCTGCCAGCAAGATGATGATGTTGCTGCTGAAAATGAAGAGGCCGGGGAAACCTTTGTTTCTGAGAAAACTGAATTAGAATGTTCGCCTGAGTCCCTCCAAAGCAAATATTCAACTGAAGGAGGATGTGGCAGTTTGATAGGCTCTCCTGAGAATCTGGTTTGTGAGGAGGACTTGTATTGTGAGTTTCCATCCAAAGGAAACATCGGGAAGAGTAAGAGTGTTCAATCAAGTAATTCCAGTTCTAAAAAGGGGTCCCAAAAAACCAGAGGCATGCTCCAACCTGTGATCCATGCAACAGTGGCTGCTGATAAAAAGGGTATTAGCAATCTGAGCCGCATAGATTCGAGATCAGAGCGGATAGAAGCCTGGCGGTGA